The proteins below are encoded in one region of Myxococcales bacterium:
- a CDS encoding DUF4038 domain-containing protein — MTLNHLPVALFFLLSLLGIACSSSKNSANLNDGGIDADAQTPIDANTADGGVGSGVFPLGVSANGRYVVDASGNPFLIHGEAAWSLIVQLNLTEAETYLQDRHSRGVTTLLVNLIESYFSDNPPNNANGDAPFTTPGDFTTPNEAYFAHADAVLALAADNGIAVMLFPSYLGYNGNSEGWFSVMSALTEQECTEYGHYVGSRYASYDNIIWMWGGDYTPPSNSVGEDCMKAIADAIVAADPNAPTSAHWAPETSSREKSRFADRIDYVGAYTYGYTLPFCRSKRDEQPTRPTFLLETRYENEAGESVVNIRRQQWWGMLGCGAGQISGNRPIWLFDSGYADEYDSPLSLYQQRLAALISARPWYDLEPTDTLVTSGEGSGSSEVAASLTADGTLALVYLPPDHNSGITVDLSLMSGSVTATWYDPTTDASVSAGSSLSGSQLFSHPGTNSEGQNDWLLELTTQP; from the coding sequence ATGACACTAAATCATCTCCCTGTAGCTTTATTTTTTTTACTTTCTCTTCTCGGGATTGCATGCTCAAGCAGTAAAAACTCAGCCAACTTGAACGATGGTGGCATCGACGCTGATGCTCAAACACCCATCGATGCCAACACAGCAGACGGTGGCGTTGGCAGTGGCGTATTTCCCCTCGGGGTGTCGGCCAATGGTCGCTACGTCGTAGACGCATCAGGCAATCCTTTTTTAATCCATGGCGAGGCCGCATGGTCTCTTATTGTCCAACTTAACCTCACTGAAGCAGAAACCTATTTGCAGGATCGGCATTCACGTGGCGTAACCACACTTCTGGTTAATTTAATTGAAAGCTATTTCTCAGACAACCCACCCAACAACGCCAACGGGGATGCACCTTTTACAACGCCCGGTGACTTTACCACACCAAACGAAGCATACTTCGCACACGCGGATGCCGTTCTTGCTCTAGCAGCCGATAACGGTATCGCAGTGATGCTTTTCCCTTCTTACCTCGGATACAACGGCAATTCCGAAGGCTGGTTTTCAGTCATGTCCGCTTTAACTGAACAAGAGTGTACCGAGTATGGACACTATGTCGGCAGCCGCTATGCGAGCTATGACAATATTATTTGGATGTGGGGTGGCGATTACACACCGCCTTCTAACTCGGTTGGTGAAGACTGCATGAAAGCCATTGCCGATGCCATTGTAGCTGCAGATCCTAATGCACCGACTTCGGCACATTGGGCTCCTGAAACAAGTTCTCGTGAAAAAAGCCGCTTTGCAGATAGGATCGACTACGTTGGGGCATACACCTACGGATATACTTTGCCTTTCTGCCGAAGCAAGCGCGATGAGCAACCCACGCGTCCTACTTTTTTGCTTGAGACACGCTATGAAAACGAAGCAGGTGAATCTGTTGTCAACATTCGACGTCAACAATGGTGGGGGATGCTTGGTTGTGGCGCTGGACAGATTTCTGGGAACAGACCTATCTGGCTTTTCGATAGCGGATACGCCGATGAGTATGACTCACCGCTTTCGTTGTATCAACAGCGCCTCGCGGCACTCATTTCTGCCCGTCCGTGGTATGATTTAGAACCCACAGATACACTTGTCACTTCCGGGGAAGGCAGTGGATCTTCTGAAGTAGCGGCATCGCTCACTGCCGATGGAACGCTCGCACTCGTTTATCTTCCACCCGACCACAACTCCGGTATCACAGTCGACCTTAGCTTGATGAGTGGATCAGTTACGGCCACTTGGT